One segment of Synergistota bacterium DNA contains the following:
- a CDS encoding flagellar FlbD family protein: protein MIKLTRLNGKEFVVNADLIETIESTPDTVVTLVNEHRYVVKESVDDVVKKVIEYKRSLANPVWYNGKKE, encoded by the coding sequence GTGATAAAGCTGACAAGGCTTAACGGTAAGGAGTTTGTGGTCAACGCGGATCTCATAGAGACGATCGAATCTACTCCAGATACGGTGGTGACCCTCGTTAACGAGCATAGATACGTCGTTAAGGAGTCCGTTGACGACGTGGTTAAAAAGGTTATAGAATACAAGCGTTCATTGGCTAATCCCGTATGGTATAATGGGAAAAA